The Thalassotalea psychrophila genome window below encodes:
- a CDS encoding acyl-CoA dehydrogenase family protein, whose protein sequence is MSNFPQRISDNLYDDLFLPEETIKVRAKVREFADRVIRPIAHKINTEAEDVSKFPWQLVKQMGDEGLLAIPFAKEHGGAGLEYPTLATMVLLEEIAYVSSGIAAAIIDVPLILFGHTLKHAKPAVQQKLFPKVISGELIGAFATSEPAASTDLSVRALQTVATKVEGGYRINGRKRWITNSPVAQQMFVLCKMDESMSMFLIDMSSKGASVGEPDKKMGNHIQLTADVYFDDVFVPDENLVGEEGKGLKSALTSLTLGRVGIGACGVGMAQAGFDFAVDYMKKREIFGKPISQFQYWQFKFAGYATELENARNLYIKAALIEDKKRPNVQGMCAMAKLIGSALPGDLVRDAIQVCGGYGFVKELAATGQQFPLESIYRDCKIGEIYEGANEVQRLVIARGIFGK, encoded by the coding sequence ATGAGTAACTTCCCACAGCGCATAAGCGACAACCTATATGACGATTTATTTTTACCTGAAGAAACTATTAAGGTAAGAGCTAAAGTTAGAGAGTTTGCCGATAGAGTCATTCGTCCTATAGCCCATAAAATTAATACTGAAGCTGAAGATGTAAGTAAATTTCCTTGGCAGTTAGTTAAACAAATGGGTGATGAAGGCTTACTCGCTATACCATTTGCCAAAGAGCATGGTGGTGCAGGTTTAGAATATCCAACATTAGCTACCATGGTGTTACTTGAAGAAATTGCGTATGTAAGTTCAGGCATTGCCGCAGCTATTATTGATGTGCCGTTAATTTTATTTGGTCATACGCTTAAGCATGCTAAACCTGCCGTTCAACAAAAACTTTTTCCTAAAGTCATTAGTGGTGAGTTAATTGGTGCCTTTGCTACTAGCGAACCGGCAGCAAGCACAGATTTAAGTGTTCGAGCATTACAAACTGTAGCAACGAAAGTAGAAGGCGGTTACCGCATAAATGGCCGTAAACGTTGGATCACCAACTCACCTGTTGCTCAGCAAATGTTCGTGCTGTGTAAAATGGATGAGTCGATGAGTATGTTTCTTATCGATATGAGTTCAAAAGGGGCAAGTGTAGGTGAACCGGATAAGAAAATGGGTAATCATATTCAGTTAACTGCTGATGTGTATTTTGATGATGTGTTTGTACCCGATGAAAACTTAGTTGGTGAAGAGGGCAAAGGCTTGAAATCGGCACTAACCTCATTAACTCTTGGCCGTGTAGGTATTGGCGCGTGTGGAGTAGGGATGGCACAAGCTGGTTTTGACTTTGCCGTTGATTATATGAAGAAGCGTGAAATTTTTGGGAAACCAATTTCGCAATTTCAATACTGGCAGTTTAAATTTGCTGGTTATGCAACAGAGCTGGAAAATGCACGTAATCTTTATATAAAAGCTGCGTTAATTGAAGATAAAAAGCGACCTAATGTGCAAGGTATGTGTGCTATGGCAAAACTCATTGGTAGTGCTTTACCGGGTGACTTGGTTCGTGACGCTATTCAAGTTTGTGGTGGCTATGGCTTTGTTAAAGAACTAGCCGCTACAGGGCAACAATTCCCGTTAGAGTCTATTTATCGAGATTGTAAAATTGGTGAAATATATGAAGGTGCAAACGAAGTGCAACGATTGGTAATAGCTCGTGGTATTTTTGGCAAGTAA
- a CDS encoding efflux RND transporter periplasmic adaptor subunit, with product MSVMKFVVPSFAFLLLIGCSEPAEQVASKIAAPEVEVQEIALIEHGVSNRWPGKTQILDKAELSSQVRGIVIKNNFKEGSVVKRGDVLIEIDPEPILAKLATNKADVARAQIELDLAEKTFKASQRLVEEKVISELDADKIKADTDIAKVELLTAQSELLKTELRLKQAKIVSPIDGVVGLNDINIGEIIGPLKGNIIEVIANDKIEVYVLIDHKEHFQNMLVLKDKAPEEVRSIHIELPNGDVYEHEGLLDYIGTEASEESGYISYRVVFPNPDGLLVAGQNVYIIGRDIEKIHVIKIPMSAVQQDQAGRYVLIVNEANVAEKSYVDLGAVDASNVIITKGLNVGDTIITAGFLSVKVNQPVSVAK from the coding sequence ATGAGCGTAATGAAGTTCGTTGTTCCATCTTTTGCTTTTTTACTATTAATCGGCTGTTCAGAGCCCGCAGAACAAGTAGCCTCCAAGATAGCTGCTCCCGAAGTTGAAGTTCAAGAAATTGCACTAATCGAACATGGGGTGAGCAATCGCTGGCCTGGTAAAACCCAAATTCTTGATAAAGCGGAATTATCTAGCCAAGTCAGAGGTATAGTCATTAAAAATAACTTCAAAGAAGGCTCTGTCGTTAAGCGTGGCGATGTATTAATAGAGATAGATCCTGAGCCAATTTTAGCTAAACTAGCAACAAATAAAGCGGATGTTGCCAGAGCTCAAATTGAACTTGATTTAGCAGAGAAAACATTTAAGGCCTCACAACGCTTAGTTGAAGAAAAAGTGATCAGCGAATTAGATGCTGATAAAATCAAGGCTGACACAGATATAGCTAAAGTTGAATTACTTACCGCACAATCTGAATTATTAAAAACCGAACTTCGTTTAAAACAAGCAAAGATTGTTTCTCCTATTGATGGCGTGGTTGGTTTAAATGATATCAATATTGGTGAAATTATAGGTCCATTAAAAGGAAATATAATTGAAGTTATCGCTAATGATAAAATTGAGGTCTATGTATTAATAGATCACAAAGAACATTTCCAAAATATGCTTGTATTAAAAGATAAAGCACCTGAAGAAGTACGTAGTATTCATATTGAGTTACCAAATGGCGATGTTTATGAACATGAAGGACTACTCGATTACATTGGTACTGAAGCATCTGAAGAAAGTGGTTACATAAGTTACCGTGTAGTTTTTCCAAACCCTGATGGTTTATTGGTTGCCGGCCAAAATGTATACATAATTGGCCGAGACATTGAAAAGATACATGTTATAAAAATTCCAATGTCTGCAGTACAGCAGGATCAAGCGGGTAGGTACGTTCTTATTGTCAATGAAGCCAACGTTGCCGAAAAATCTTATGTCGACCTAGGAGCTGTAGATGCCAGTAACGTAATCATCACTAAAGGCTTGAATGTTGGCGACACAATTATCACGGCAGGTTTTTTAAGTGTAAAAGTTAATCAGCCGGTTTCAGTAGCAAAATAG
- a CDS encoding AraC family transcriptional regulator produces the protein MKKLLASSYSGSLSFLQPAIEQYTADFHLKLASVGIDLSDYVNAYKRIPQQQCSKYIDALVKETCPAISIKACKHLNPALLNSFGTGLLYSSSLRDFCQRYINGFAFITNLVDVDFVEQDSESYLVITDTVDFNQVNSNFYSDIFSALTLSLLKLTVGPNSMVKKVCLTWTPPKDIIQDYVDFFGDNVEFSADETMVVFDNEQLDVEFIWANETLAAQADKTVKEFIERSYSFDLTSKVTNVIAKLLPQGKCSKLIIADICGMSESTLQNKLNVEGTSFQKIVDNLRKKLAIRYLKDKDLTLEQISYKLGYYSCSNFSRAFKSWFALTPVEYKKLDKDFSIAS, from the coding sequence GTGAAGAAGTTATTAGCGAGTAGTTATAGTGGCAGCCTAAGTTTTTTGCAGCCAGCCATTGAACAGTATACAGCAGACTTTCATTTGAAACTTGCATCCGTAGGTATTGATTTAAGTGATTATGTTAATGCTTATAAACGAATACCACAGCAACAGTGCTCTAAATATATTGATGCTCTTGTTAAAGAAACTTGTCCAGCTATTTCAATTAAAGCATGTAAGCATTTAAATCCTGCACTATTGAATTCATTTGGAACTGGGCTTTTGTATAGCAGTTCGTTACGAGACTTTTGCCAACGTTACATTAATGGCTTTGCTTTTATTACTAACTTGGTAGATGTTGATTTTGTTGAACAAGACAGTGAAAGTTACCTTGTTATCACTGATACGGTTGATTTTAACCAAGTAAATTCAAATTTCTATTCAGATATTTTCTCGGCTCTAACGTTAAGTTTACTTAAATTAACTGTTGGTCCAAATTCGATGGTCAAAAAAGTATGTTTAACCTGGACTCCACCAAAAGACATAATTCAAGATTATGTTGATTTCTTTGGGGATAACGTTGAGTTTTCAGCAGACGAAACTATGGTTGTTTTTGATAACGAACAACTAGATGTTGAATTTATTTGGGCAAATGAAACATTAGCTGCTCAAGCAGATAAAACGGTTAAAGAGTTTATTGAACGTAGTTACTCGTTTGATCTTACTTCTAAAGTAACGAATGTAATCGCAAAATTATTACCACAAGGTAAGTGCAGTAAACTTATTATTGCTGATATATGTGGTATGTCTGAAAGTACGTTACAAAATAAATTAAATGTTGAAGGCACCAGCTTTCAAAAAATTGTCGATAATTTACGTAAAAAATTAGCGATACGTTATTTAAAAGACAAAGATCTAACGCTTGAACAAATATCGTATAAGTTAGGCTATTACAGTTGTAGTAATTTTTCTAGGGCGTTTAAATCTTGGTTTGCCTTAACTCCTGTTGAATATAAAAAGCTGGATAAAGATTTCTCTATAGCTAGTTAA